The following proteins are encoded in a genomic region of Desulfobacterales bacterium:
- the modA gene encoding molybdate ABC transporter substrate-binding protein, which translates to MRYLLCIIFSVLLVTGGFTAPASANGRLTVAVAANFIRPMAEIAEIFFQETGIRIETSYGATGKLYAQILRGAPFDVFLAADRKRPRLLHEQGLGSEPRTYARGRVVLWTSRQGFAHISTWQELLNDPTVVRIAIPSPETAPYGAAAAAALKAAALWDRLREKLVYGQSVAQAFQFGVSRGVDAAFVSASYAMSRQGRRGRSFPIAEAGPIIQQACIVNSGKNELAKIFLDFLTADRMQPLLARYGYE; encoded by the coding sequence ATGCGCTATCTGCTCTGCATAATTTTCAGCGTCCTGCTGGTGACCGGCGGCTTCACAGCTCCGGCATCGGCCAATGGGCGGCTGACCGTGGCCGTGGCCGCCAACTTCATCCGGCCGATGGCCGAGATCGCGGAAATTTTTTTCCAGGAGACCGGGATCAGGATCGAGACCAGCTACGGGGCCACCGGCAAGCTCTATGCCCAGATCCTCCGGGGCGCGCCCTTTGATGTTTTTCTGGCCGCGGACCGCAAACGGCCGCGGCTGCTTCATGAACAGGGGTTGGGATCTGAGCCCCGAACCTATGCCCGGGGACGGGTGGTGCTCTGGACTTCCCGGCAAGGATTCGCGCATATATCCACCTGGCAGGAGCTGCTCAATGATCCGACAGTGGTTCGGATCGCCATCCCCAGCCCGGAGACCGCGCCCTACGGCGCCGCTGCCGCCGCTGCCCTCAAGGCCGCCGCCCTGTGGGACAGGTTGCGGGAAAAACTGGTCTACGGCCAGTCCGTGGCCCAGGCCTTTCAGTTCGGCGTAAGCCGAGGGGTGGATGCGGCCTTTGTCTCCGCATCCTATGCCATGAGCAGACAGGGCCGCAGGGGCAGATCATTCCCCATTGCCGAGGCCGGGCCGATCATCCAGCAGGCCTGTATCGTCAACAGCGGCAAAAATGAACTGGCGAAAATCTTTTTAGATTTTTTGACCGCGGACCGGATGCAACCGCTCCTGGCCCGCTACGGGTATGAGTGA
- the modB gene encoding molybdate ABC transporter permease subunit, producing MDMTALYLSGKLALVSTVLLLVLAAPLTYFLVYVRLPGKFLLEALVGLPLVLPPTVLGFYLLTVLGPQGPVGRFWAAMTGNGLLFTFAGIAVAVMAHSLPYTVQPLKTAFEKIDPRLLETAAVLGLSRIAIFRRVILPNALGGLVAAAVLTFAHIMGEFGVVLMVGGSIPGKTRVASIAIYEYVEALRYQEAWQLSLALLVISYFVLLIVMYLNRGSVAHGT from the coding sequence ATGGACATGACCGCCCTCTATCTTTCCGGAAAACTGGCCCTGGTGAGCACGGTGCTGCTGCTGGTCCTGGCTGCGCCGCTCACCTATTTCCTGGTCTATGTCCGCTTGCCCGGCAAGTTTCTGCTCGAGGCCCTGGTCGGCCTGCCCCTGGTGTTGCCGCCCACGGTGCTGGGGTTCTACCTCCTCACCGTACTGGGTCCCCAGGGCCCGGTGGGCCGGTTCTGGGCCGCCATGACCGGTAACGGGTTGCTCTTCACCTTTGCCGGCATCGCCGTCGCGGTCATGGCCCACAGCCTGCCCTACACGGTCCAGCCCTTGAAGACCGCCTTTGAGAAGATCGATCCCCGGCTGCTGGAGACCGCCGCAGTGTTGGGCCTCTCCCGCATCGCCATCTTCCGGCGGGTGATTCTGCCCAACGCGCTGGGCGGCCTGGTCGCGGCCGCGGTGCTCACCTTTGCCCATATCATGGGTGAGTTCGGGGTGGTGCTGATGGTGGGCGGCAGTATTCCCGGCAAGACCAGGGTGGCCTCCATCGCCATCTACGAGTATGTGGAGGCCCTGCGCTATCAGGAGGCCTGGCAGCTCTCCCTGGCGCTCCTGGTTATCAGTTATTTCGTTCTGCTCATCGTGATGTATCTCAACCGGGGGAGCGTGGCCCATGGCACTTGA
- a CDS encoding ATP-binding cassette domain-containing protein — translation MALEARIIKKMPGFTIDVAFGCDTGRLLAMVGPSGAGKTTIIRILAGLERPDFARITCNGRVWADTDQKIWLPARKRQLGYVFQEFTLFPHLNVAGNVAFGARDSRRVDELLRLFGIRHLRDRRVQKISGGERQRVALAQALAREPEVLLLDEPFSALDPLTRGKLRQDMLAYKSRFRLPIIHVTHDLQEAALLADQLLPMTEGRIAPAWLEKCLALGHCDAELEKRIIGAVSPGSWPARPPEESLQPPGLATACETG, via the coding sequence ATGGCACTTGAGGCGCGGATCATAAAAAAGATGCCCGGGTTCACCATTGATGTGGCCTTTGGCTGCGACACCGGCAGGCTGCTGGCCATGGTCGGCCCGTCCGGGGCCGGCAAGACCACCATCATCCGGATACTGGCCGGGCTGGAACGGCCCGATTTTGCCAGGATCACCTGCAACGGCCGGGTCTGGGCCGATACCGACCAGAAGATATGGCTGCCGGCCCGCAAGCGGCAACTGGGTTATGTGTTCCAGGAGTTCACCCTGTTTCCCCACCTGAACGTGGCCGGCAACGTGGCGTTCGGGGCCCGCGACTCCCGCCGGGTTGATGAACTGCTGCGCCTGTTCGGGATCCGCCATCTCAGGGACCGCCGAGTACAAAAAATCTCCGGCGGCGAGCGGCAGCGGGTCGCCCTGGCCCAGGCCCTGGCCCGGGAGCCGGAGGTTTTATTATTAGACGAACCTTTTTCCGCCCTGGACCCGCTGACCAGGGGAAAACTGCGTCAGGATATGCTGGCCTACAAGTCCCGGTTCCGGCTGCCCATTATCCATGTGACCCATGACCTGCAGGAGGCCGCCCTGCTGGCCGATCAACTGCTGCCAATGACCGAAGGCAGGATAGCGCCGGCCTGGCTTGAAAAATGTCTTGCCCTTGGCCACTGCGACGCGGAACTGGAAAAACGGATAATCGGCGCGGTTTCACCGGGGTCTTGGCCGG